GGGTTAGAAATCACAATCTTGATCTCCGTTATATCGGTGATATTAAGTTTCATTATCGGGTCAGTCTTGGGAATTATTCGTTACTCAAAGATCCGTTACGTATCAAAAATCATCGGTATCATTATCGACGTTATTAGAAACTTGCCATTGCTGTTGATTATCTTCTTCGTTTACTTTGGATTACCGGCATTTGGATTTAAACCAGATACAATTCCGGCAGCCATTATGGCGATGACAGTCTTTGAATCAATGATGATTGCTGAAATCATCCGTTCCGGAATTTTAGCGGTTGATATCGGTCAGATGGAAGCTTCCAGAGCAATGGGAATGAACTTTATTCAGGCTATGTGGCATGTCGTTTTACCTCAGGCTTATAAGAAAATGATTCCTGCTT
This sequence is a window from Companilactobacillus alimentarius DSM 20249. Protein-coding genes within it:
- a CDS encoding amino acid ABC transporter permease, encoding MQNWVNAYSWINIRFLLQGLEITILISVISVILSFIIGSVLGIIRYSKIRYVSKIIGIIIDVIRNLPLLLIIFFVYFGLPAFGFKPDTIPAAIMAMTVFESMMIAEIIRSGILAVDIGQMEASRAMGMNFIQAMWHVVLPQAYKKMIPALVSQFISLIKDTSLATIIVVPELMQHGQVVYGQNPNYIIPVFVMMAIMYFVVCYALSLLSKYIDHRMA